The following are encoded together in the Corynebacterium jeikeium genome:
- a CDS encoding IS3 family transposase (programmed frameshift): MRARSSLNEQQREQLVECFEQGMGETAAANALGVPKNAVRLLYRRFQLHGRLCLVEKPTKQQYSFEFKKEVVERHLSGETKMDLAREFNLSSDQLVSYWSRQWRKGGDEALKPKPKGRPKGSAVPKPLTEEEKLRRRIARLEAENAYPKKIAGLEEPETRLKVQAIVILKSHHRLEYLLKAAGIPRSTFFYHQKRLSKPDKHAALKAEIRESFERNKHRYGYRRVLLDLRNQGWVVNHKLVYKLMCEMGLRAKIRQRRPYVSYAGTISHIADNKLDRKFTPDQPNTVFVSDVTEFRVAGRKVYLSPVMDLFDRSIVAHTVATSPSTAFTAASLSKAIKTCAPEPGWMMHTDQGFQYQHASWRDLIGDNGGVQSMSRKANCYDNAVMENFFGHLKTEMYHGEVFGTVAEFNQAIDEYIQWYNTERIQQRLKGLTPMQYRNQTLETLTA; encoded by the exons TTGAGAGCACGAAGTTCGCTGAATGAGCAGCAGCGTGAACAGCTGGTGGAGTGTTTCGAGCAAGGCATGGGCGAAACAGCCGCTGCCAATGCTCTTGGTGTCCCCAAAAACGCCGTCCGTTTGCTCTATCGTCGGTTTCAGCTGCATGGCAGGCTATGTCTTGTGGAGAAACCGACAAAGCAGCAGTATTCGTTCGAGTTCAAAAAGGAAGTTGTCGAGCGCCACCTTTCCGGCGAGACAAAGATGGATCTTGCGCGTGAATTTAACCTGTCGTCGGACCAGCTGGTCAGTTATTGGTCGCGGCAATGGCGTAAAGGTGGCGACGAGGCGTTAAAACCGAAGCCGAAGGGCAGGCCCAAAGGTTCGGCTGTGCCAAAGCCGCTGACCGAAGAGGAGAAGCTGCGGCGCCGGATCGCGCGGTTGGAAGCGGAAAACGCTTATC CTAAAAAAATTGCGGGACTTGAGGAACCAGAGACGCGCCTGAAAGTCCAGGCGATTGTCATCCTCAAGTCGCACCACCGCCTGGAGTATCTCCTAAAGGCAGCAGGTATCCCACGGTCGACGTTCTTCTACCACCAGAAACGACTCAGTAAGCCGGATAAGCACGCCGCGCTCAAGGCCGAGATCCGGGAAAGCTTCGAGCGCAACAAGCATCGCTACGGCTACCGGCGAGTGTTACTTGACCTGCGTAACCAGGGGTGGGTGGTCAACCACAAACTCGTGTACAAGCTCATGTGCGAGATGGGGCTGCGAGCCAAGATTCGCCAACGTAGACCTTATGTTTCCTATGCTGGGACGATCAGTCACATCGCTGACAACAAGCTTGACCGCAAGTTCACCCCGGATCAGCCAAATACCGTCTTTGTCAGCGACGTCACCGAGTTCAGGGTCGCAGGTCGCAAGGTCTACCTGTCACCGGTGATGGACCTGTTCGATCGCTCAATTGTTGCCCACACCGTGGCTACATCGCCGTCGACAGCGTTTACCGCTGCCTCTTTGTCCAAGGCGATTAAAACGTGTGCGCCTGAACCCGGGTGGATGATGCACACTGACCAAGGCTTCCAGTACCAGCACGCCTCCTGGCGCGACCTGATCGGTGACAACGGCGGTGTTCAGTCGATGTCGCGTAAAGCCAACTGTTACGACAACGCGGTCATGGAGAACTTCTTCGGCCACTTGAAAACCGAGATGTACCACGGTGAAGTCTTCGGCACCGTCGCAGAATTCAACCAAGCAATCGACGAATACATCCAGTGGTACAACACCGAACGCATCCAACAACGACTCAAGGGCCTGACCCCGATGCAATATCGGAATCAGACCCTTGAAACCCTAACCGCATAG
- a CDS encoding M23 family metallopeptidase produces the protein MRNTTEASRTGIHRKQENTAKRRFALVAVATTAVTTAGAAGATAGASQNSKDDIALASENTAILAQGEGAQGSAAPADAQASANEAPQILEVPQAKPVSDLSQQLDSALRFAKERTEADLAARMPEFVKPAEGTFTSGFGSRWGTFHYGVDIANAVGTAIRAVHDGTVIDSGPASGFGNWIRIKHDDGTVTVYGHMATLDVKVGDRVTSGQKIAGMGSLGFSTGSHLHFEVRPNGGEAVDPKPWLAERGIQL, from the coding sequence GTGCGAAACACTACTGAAGCGAGCCGTACCGGCATCCACCGCAAGCAGGAGAACACCGCGAAGCGTCGCTTCGCGCTCGTGGCCGTCGCTACGACCGCTGTGACTACTGCTGGCGCTGCCGGCGCTACCGCTGGTGCATCCCAGAACTCCAAGGACGATATCGCCCTAGCTTCCGAGAACACCGCCATCCTCGCCCAGGGCGAGGGCGCTCAGGGCTCTGCAGCTCCGGCGGATGCCCAGGCTTCCGCCAACGAGGCTCCGCAGATCCTCGAGGTCCCACAGGCCAAGCCGGTTTCCGATCTGTCCCAGCAGCTCGATTCCGCCCTGCGTTTTGCCAAGGAGCGCACCGAGGCTGATCTGGCTGCTCGCATGCCCGAGTTCGTCAAGCCCGCCGAGGGCACCTTCACCTCCGGCTTCGGCTCGCGTTGGGGCACCTTCCACTACGGCGTCGACATAGCCAACGCCGTAGGCACCGCCATCCGTGCAGTCCACGACGGCACCGTCATCGACTCCGGCCCTGCTTCCGGCTTCGGCAACTGGATCCGCATCAAGCACGACGACGGCACCGTCACCGTCTACGGCCACATGGCCACCCTGGACGTTAAGGTTGGCGACCGTGTAACCAGCGGCCAGAAGATCGCTGGAATGGGCTCCCTGGGCTTCTCCACTGGCTCCCACCTGCACTTCGAGGTTCGCCCGAACGGCGGCGAGGCTGTCGACCCGAAGCCTTGGCTCGCTGAACGTGGTATCCAGCTCTAA
- a CDS encoding TetR/AcrR family transcriptional regulator has translation MRSHYLAEPATEGLSARAAAKEQRRVELLRAAATIMANKGFHGTRLEEVGHAVGVSGPAVYRHFSGKEEILTELMTGISEHLLSAARKIVDGLEDPRERLAVLIDFQVDFALSQPELIRLHNRELFRMGEEGRGRVRSAQGSYLKLFAEALEEMDARYKGEAGRITAQLVVGMINSSEVTRGWASAALVRRQTVAAARAAVGLV, from the coding sequence ATGCGTTCTCATTATCTAGCCGAGCCCGCCACGGAAGGCCTGTCTGCGCGTGCGGCGGCAAAGGAACAACGACGGGTGGAGCTGTTGCGTGCTGCCGCCACGATCATGGCGAATAAGGGATTCCATGGGACGCGCCTGGAAGAGGTCGGGCACGCAGTGGGGGTATCCGGGCCGGCGGTGTATCGGCACTTTTCCGGCAAAGAAGAGATTCTGACGGAGCTGATGACGGGCATTTCGGAGCACCTGCTTTCCGCGGCGCGCAAGATCGTCGACGGCCTGGAGGACCCGCGTGAGCGTCTGGCGGTGCTGATCGACTTCCAGGTGGACTTTGCACTGTCCCAGCCGGAGCTAATTCGCCTGCATAACCGCGAACTTTTTCGCATGGGGGAGGAGGGGCGTGGGCGAGTACGTTCCGCACAGGGGAGCTATTTGAAGTTGTTTGCGGAAGCATTGGAGGAGATGGACGCGCGCTACAAGGGGGAGGCGGGGCGGATCACCGCGCAGCTGGTGGTGGGGATGATTAACTCCTCAGAGGTGACCCGCGGTTGGGCTTCCGCGGCGCTGGTGCGGCGGCAGACTGTGGCGGCGGCGCGTGCTGCGGTCGGCCTGGTTTAA
- a CDS encoding DUF6350 family protein codes for MSKDSAAQRPGSRRSASSRRPGSSRSRRASAASSADRIKGTGANTAEGTGHERFVAAKPTGVTNSKATPKAKSKATADAPAGGVKAAIFNGWAKWKPHVKRFGPQLLINHAVTLGVIAIVAVLIGIGAGFNKVPASIASMWMVFNLAPIEMAGAKLGFVPLLPALVLVWGHAKRATTVLGNSISVRGLRVFTTLSLLIPLLLTGIAWLMLWDASRVYDITPPNLLVALISTALVNGAAIVIGMRARVWRALLLRRGWSTWPVESMLLAGRFLKWMAAAGALAAAVYLLTNLEAVGKAYEITSSTMGVLGLTFVALLYVPNVVVASMAVLLGGEFHVGNGAVSLFTANNVNLPPLPVLAAVPNDQIPFGAALLAVPAGVAVACVYTFLRGRSYVEVPLLQGVGAGACAGLIGFCASWLAGGDLGVYGRTGAVEWLFAVELAAWLLVPAAVMMFFTARRGESVIEDIPEAEVVEPGESKQAQSEAQETEETEETEDADDVENKDSAETETEADAGADDVADGAESMDTDSSEDDAPTEEPEEGEDGGVIKKEREATKDTEDKEDTETEEETDDEDSDSGERDGDSAPERD; via the coding sequence GTGAGTAAAGATTCTGCTGCCCAACGACCCGGATCCCGACGATCTGCGTCTTCACGACGCCCCGGCTCCAGCCGCTCAAGGCGAGCCTCGGCTGCCAGCAGCGCAGACAGAATTAAAGGCACTGGCGCCAACACCGCCGAAGGTACGGGGCACGAACGTTTTGTAGCGGCGAAGCCCACCGGCGTCACAAACTCTAAGGCCACTCCAAAGGCCAAGTCCAAGGCCACCGCAGACGCGCCGGCTGGTGGTGTGAAAGCCGCCATCTTTAATGGGTGGGCGAAGTGGAAGCCTCACGTAAAACGTTTTGGTCCACAGCTGCTGATTAACCACGCTGTAACTTTGGGTGTCATCGCTATTGTCGCCGTCCTTATTGGCATCGGTGCGGGTTTCAATAAGGTGCCCGCCAGTATCGCCTCGATGTGGATGGTGTTTAACCTGGCTCCCATTGAAATGGCGGGGGCGAAGCTGGGGTTTGTACCGCTACTGCCTGCGCTGGTGTTGGTGTGGGGCCATGCAAAGCGGGCCACCACGGTGCTGGGTAACTCGATCAGTGTTCGCGGACTGCGGGTGTTCACCACCTTGAGTCTGTTGATTCCCCTGTTGCTGACGGGGATCGCGTGGCTGATGCTGTGGGATGCCTCTAGGGTTTACGACATTACCCCGCCCAATCTGCTGGTCGCGCTGATCTCTACGGCGCTGGTTAATGGCGCAGCGATCGTTATCGGCATGCGGGCTCGGGTTTGGCGCGCGCTGCTGCTGCGCCGTGGCTGGTCTACGTGGCCGGTGGAATCGATGCTGCTGGCTGGGCGCTTTTTGAAGTGGATGGCCGCAGCCGGTGCCCTCGCCGCTGCCGTATATCTACTTACTAACTTGGAGGCTGTAGGCAAGGCATACGAAATCACTTCCTCCACCATGGGTGTGCTGGGGTTGACCTTCGTTGCGTTGCTATATGTGCCGAACGTGGTGGTCGCATCTATGGCGGTGTTACTGGGTGGCGAATTCCACGTCGGTAACGGCGCAGTCAGCCTCTTCACCGCCAACAACGTAAATCTGCCGCCGCTGCCGGTCTTGGCGGCGGTCCCTAACGATCAGATTCCTTTCGGTGCAGCGCTGCTGGCCGTGCCCGCCGGCGTGGCGGTGGCATGTGTCTACACCTTCTTGCGCGGCCGTTCCTATGTAGAGGTACCGCTGTTGCAGGGGGTGGGGGCTGGTGCTTGCGCCGGGCTGATCGGTTTCTGTGCCTCTTGGCTGGCTGGCGGGGACTTGGGTGTTTACGGGCGTACGGGTGCGGTTGAGTGGCTCTTTGCCGTGGAGCTCGCTGCCTGGCTGCTGGTGCCCGCCGCTGTAATGATGTTCTTCACCGCCCGCCGTGGCGAGTCCGTAATTGAGGACATCCCGGAAGCTGAGGTCGTGGAGCCAGGTGAATCCAAGCAGGCTCAGTCGGAGGCTCAGGAAACTGAAGAAACTGAAGAAACTGAAGATGCTGACGACGTTGAAAACAAGGATTCCGCTGAGACTGAGACTGAGGCTGACGCTGGGGCTGACGACGTAGCGGACGGTGCGGAAAGCATGGATACTGACTCTTCTGAAGATGACGCCCCTACGGAGGAACCGGAAGAGGGGGAAGATGGGGGCGTCATTAAGAAAGAACGAGAAGCCACAAAAGACACAGAAGACAAAGAAGATACAGAAACAGAGGAAGAAACAGACGATGAGGATAGTGATTCTGGCGAGCGGGACGGGGACTCTGCTCCAGAGCGTGATTGA
- the purH gene encoding bifunctional phosphoribosylaminoimidazolecarboxamide formyltransferase/IMP cyclohydrolase codes for MSDGTTATNGADKKEIRRALISVYDKTGLEELAKGLHSAGVDIVSTGSTAKKIAEAGVPVTEVEALTGFPEVLEGRVKTLHPRVHAGILADTRKEDHLKQLEDLDVEAFQLVVVNLYPFTETVASGADFDACVEQIDIGGPSMVRAAAKNHPSVAVVVDPNRYEDVVAAANAGGFTRAERTDLAVDAFRHIAAYDVAVATWMGEQTAAQAGADAESDASVQFPEWIGASYERANVLRYGENPHQAAALYSDGTGLAGAKQFHGKEMSYNNYTDADAAWRAAWDHKRPTVAIIKHANPCGIAVSDESIADAHKKAHACDPMSAFGGVIAVNREVSVEMANQVAEVFTEVIIAPGYEEGAVEILSQKKNIRILQADAPSEEPELQGREISGGLLVQQVDAIDAKGDDPSNWTLAAGEAADEATLRELEFAWRTVRAVKSNAILLAKDDATVGVGMGQVNRVDAAKLAVERANSLAGDEKRSEGAVAASDAFFPFADGFEVLAAAGVRAVVQPGGSVRDAEVIEAAEKAGVTMYLTGERHFAH; via the coding sequence ATGAGTGATGGCACCACAGCAACCAACGGCGCAGACAAGAAGGAAATCCGTCGCGCGCTGATCAGCGTGTACGACAAGACCGGCCTGGAGGAGCTCGCCAAGGGGCTGCACTCCGCGGGCGTGGACATCGTCTCCACCGGCTCTACCGCCAAGAAAATCGCGGAGGCCGGAGTGCCTGTGACCGAGGTTGAAGCGCTGACCGGATTCCCGGAAGTGCTGGAAGGCCGCGTTAAGACGCTGCACCCGCGAGTACACGCGGGCATTCTCGCAGATACCCGCAAGGAAGACCACCTGAAGCAGCTGGAGGATTTGGACGTTGAGGCCTTCCAGCTGGTCGTTGTGAACCTGTACCCGTTCACCGAGACTGTGGCCTCCGGGGCTGATTTCGACGCCTGCGTGGAGCAGATCGACATCGGTGGCCCGTCCATGGTCCGCGCTGCTGCGAAGAACCACCCGTCCGTGGCCGTTGTAGTAGATCCCAACCGCTACGAGGATGTAGTGGCCGCTGCTAATGCTGGGGGATTCACCCGCGCGGAGCGCACCGACCTGGCCGTGGATGCATTCCGCCACATCGCCGCCTACGACGTGGCCGTTGCAACCTGGATGGGCGAGCAGACCGCCGCGCAAGCCGGGGCAGACGCAGAGTCGGATGCAAGCGTGCAATTCCCCGAGTGGATCGGAGCCTCCTACGAGCGCGCCAACGTGCTGCGCTACGGCGAAAACCCGCACCAGGCTGCGGCGCTCTACTCCGATGGCACCGGTTTGGCCGGCGCCAAGCAGTTCCACGGCAAGGAGATGAGCTACAACAACTACACCGACGCGGATGCTGCCTGGCGCGCCGCGTGGGATCACAAGCGCCCAACCGTGGCCATCATCAAGCACGCCAACCCGTGCGGCATCGCGGTCTCCGACGAGTCCATCGCTGATGCCCACAAGAAGGCGCACGCCTGCGACCCGATGTCCGCATTCGGCGGCGTGATCGCAGTGAACCGCGAGGTTAGCGTGGAAATGGCCAACCAGGTGGCCGAGGTGTTCACCGAGGTCATCATCGCGCCGGGTTACGAGGAAGGTGCGGTAGAGATCCTGTCCCAGAAGAAGAACATCCGCATCCTGCAAGCAGACGCCCCGAGCGAGGAGCCGGAGCTGCAGGGCCGCGAGATCTCCGGTGGCCTGCTGGTGCAGCAGGTGGACGCCATCGACGCCAAGGGCGACGACCCGAGCAACTGGACCCTGGCTGCCGGCGAAGCTGCCGACGAGGCCACCCTGCGCGAGCTGGAGTTCGCTTGGCGCACCGTGCGCGCGGTGAAGTCGAACGCCATTCTGCTGGCCAAGGATGACGCCACCGTGGGCGTGGGCATGGGCCAGGTAAACCGCGTGGACGCTGCCAAGCTGGCCGTGGAGCGTGCAAACTCCCTGGCAGGAGACGAGAAGCGCTCCGAGGGCGCCGTTGCGGCCTCGGACGCTTTCTTCCCGTTTGCCGACGGCTTTGAGGTGCTGGCTGCTGCTGGCGTCCGTGCAGTCGTGCAGCCGGGTGGCTCGGTCCGTGACGCGGAGGTTATCGAGGCGGCGGAGAAGGCGGGCGTCACCATGTATCTCACCGGTGAGCGCCACTTCGCGCACTAG
- a CDS encoding carboxyl transferase domain-containing protein, with product MDTPTTQATDPANPRGAAREIPSHRELVEELRQRLARAQAGGGERARKRHTDRGKLLPRDRIRLLLDPGSPFLEVAPLAAEEMYDGKAPAAGIVAGVGLVHGRLCMIAANDATVSGGTYYPMTVKKHLRAQEIAEQNHLPCIYLVDSGGAMLLQQDDVFPDRNHFGRIFFNQANLSAKGIPQLSAVMGSCTAGGAYVPAMSDETIIVENQGTIFLAGPPLVKAATGEDVTPEELGGGAMHSRISGVTDHLAADDEDALRIMRNIVKTLPESKPTPWKRSAPVPAPRPQEDLYDIVPTDPKIPYDAHEVIETLCDEGSLSEFKSEYGNSIITTFARLEGHQVGVIANNGIIFAEAAMKGAHFIELCEQRNIPIIFLQNTTGFMVGRQYEEGGIAKHGAKMVNAVATASVPKLTVVTGAAFGAGNYSMCGRAYSPRFLWMWPNARIAVMGGPQAAMTLSTVRRAQIERRGEEWSAEEQEAFEAPIREMFDEKSTCWYSTARLWDDGVIDPADTRRTLAMALDICAQAPREETGFGVFRM from the coding sequence GTGGATACTCCAACCACCCAAGCGACAGATCCGGCCAACCCTCGCGGCGCCGCCCGCGAAATCCCGAGCCACCGCGAGCTCGTCGAAGAGCTTCGCCAGCGCCTCGCCCGCGCTCAAGCCGGCGGAGGAGAGAGGGCTCGCAAGCGCCACACCGACCGGGGCAAGCTGCTGCCACGCGACCGCATCCGCCTGTTGCTAGACCCCGGTAGCCCGTTCCTAGAGGTCGCGCCACTAGCCGCCGAGGAGATGTACGACGGAAAGGCGCCGGCGGCGGGCATCGTCGCTGGAGTCGGGCTTGTGCACGGTCGCCTCTGCATGATCGCCGCTAATGACGCCACCGTCTCCGGCGGTACCTACTACCCGATGACTGTGAAGAAGCACCTCCGTGCCCAGGAGATCGCCGAGCAGAACCACCTTCCGTGCATCTACCTGGTGGATTCCGGCGGCGCGATGCTGCTGCAGCAGGATGACGTATTCCCGGACCGAAACCACTTCGGTCGCATCTTCTTCAACCAAGCCAACCTGTCGGCCAAGGGCATCCCGCAGCTGTCCGCCGTCATGGGCTCCTGCACTGCAGGTGGCGCCTACGTTCCGGCCATGAGTGACGAGACCATCATCGTTGAAAACCAGGGCACCATCTTCCTGGCCGGCCCACCGTTGGTGAAGGCCGCGACTGGTGAAGACGTTACTCCCGAAGAACTCGGCGGCGGTGCAATGCACTCTCGCATCTCCGGCGTGACGGATCACCTGGCAGCAGACGATGAGGACGCGCTGCGGATCATGCGCAACATCGTCAAGACCCTGCCGGAATCCAAGCCGACTCCCTGGAAGCGCAGCGCCCCTGTGCCGGCTCCGCGCCCGCAGGAGGACCTCTACGACATTGTGCCCACTGACCCAAAGATTCCCTACGATGCGCACGAGGTTATTGAGACTCTGTGCGACGAAGGCAGCCTGTCGGAGTTCAAGAGCGAATACGGTAATAGCATCATCACTACCTTTGCCCGGCTGGAAGGTCACCAGGTCGGAGTGATCGCCAACAACGGCATCATCTTCGCCGAAGCCGCCATGAAGGGCGCACACTTTATTGAGCTCTGCGAGCAGCGAAACATCCCCATCATCTTCCTGCAGAACACCACCGGCTTCATGGTGGGGCGTCAATACGAAGAGGGCGGCATTGCGAAGCACGGGGCGAAGATGGTGAACGCGGTGGCCACTGCATCAGTGCCCAAGCTCACCGTCGTCACCGGCGCTGCCTTCGGTGCGGGCAACTACTCGATGTGCGGACGGGCTTATTCGCCGCGCTTTTTGTGGATGTGGCCTAACGCACGCATCGCCGTGATGGGCGGCCCCCAGGCGGCCATGACTCTCTCGACCGTCCGCCGCGCGCAGATCGAGCGCCGGGGCGAGGAGTGGTCGGCGGAGGAGCAAGAGGCCTTCGAGGCACCCATTCGGGAGATGTTCGACGAAAAGTCCACCTGCTGGTACTCCACCGCGCGCCTCTGGGACGACGGGGTGATCGACCCCGCGGACACCCGCCGCACCCTCGCCATGGCCCTCGACATCTGCGCTCAGGCCCCGCGCGAGGAAACCGGTTTCGGCGTATTCCGCATGTAA
- the purN gene encoding phosphoribosylglycinamide formyltransferase has protein sequence MRIVILASGTGTLLQSVIDNVDRSRVEILAVGSDRQCEALDRAERAGIENFLVEYVPKQTNRDKWNEELADTLASYEPDLVVSAGFMRIIGPKVVERFEGKIINTHPALLPAFPGAHAVEDALNYGVRVTGSTVHVVDSGVDTGPIIAQKAVEVARDDTVDSLHERIKKVERTLLVEVLHDFQEQRTF, from the coding sequence ATGAGGATAGTGATTCTGGCGAGCGGGACGGGGACTCTGCTCCAGAGCGTGATTGATAACGTCGACCGCTCGCGGGTAGAGATTCTCGCCGTGGGCAGTGACCGGCAGTGCGAAGCGCTGGATCGTGCCGAGCGCGCGGGCATCGAGAACTTTTTGGTCGAATACGTGCCTAAGCAGACCAACCGGGATAAGTGGAACGAGGAGCTGGCGGACACGCTGGCTAGCTACGAACCTGACCTGGTGGTGAGCGCTGGCTTTATGCGCATCATTGGGCCGAAAGTGGTGGAGCGTTTCGAGGGGAAGATCATCAACACCCACCCGGCATTGCTGCCCGCATTCCCCGGGGCGCACGCCGTCGAAGACGCACTAAATTACGGTGTTCGCGTAACCGGGTCTACAGTTCATGTTGTAGATAGTGGCGTGGACACGGGACCGATCATCGCCCAAAAAGCGGTGGAGGTCGCGCGGGACGACACAGTCGACAGTTTGCATGAGAGAATCAAGAAGGTGGAGCGCACACTCTTGGTAGAGGTGCTGCACGATTTTCAAGAACAGCGAACCTTCTAG
- a CDS encoding acyl-CoA synthetase, which yields MTSKLQDLKHLGEAAWAETHAIATGLGTALKSGVVVRGGGVKGKAKLVESIARYGFTAGRQAWYAAEVAPNRTAIIDDIGERTYAEVRNDSLAFARALQRMGLGPGKNIAVMARNSRVVVYALVAKGFIGADISLLNPASSPVQLQKSMEELDVHTIIIDEEFADRLPADYSRAKVIIGYAEDLENPQAPNPEWETFQQVIDHAPSEAEEKLPKIPKRGFITILSSGTSGTPKAVVHREPPIPTPLADLVTWIPWRAEMMIQQTASMFHSWGWANLNLIFAHRATVVFRRDFDPVQAMEDVERYKVNGIITSPIFIKEQLKVAQNGDYDASSIEFIVSSGNAMHEDLLRGLHKQFGPVVCNFYGSTENSVVAIAKKEELVENPALAGRPVRGVRVKILDDDGNVLPPNTPGRIYARGTMTMRRYAHTRDQMKIKHGLLEIGDRGYLDEEGRLFVLGRADDMIIVGGENVYPRSVEEVLAPMPGIRDLYAKGVDDEESFKRMAVWIVREDTPEGEALTKESVQEWVRDNLAEHSVPREVTFLDELPRNPTGKVMPAKLPNS from the coding sequence GTGACTTCCAAATTGCAAGACCTTAAGCACTTGGGCGAGGCCGCCTGGGCAGAGACCCACGCTATTGCCACCGGCCTGGGGACTGCGCTGAAATCGGGCGTAGTCGTCAGAGGCGGCGGTGTTAAGGGGAAAGCCAAGCTGGTCGAGAGCATCGCCCGCTATGGCTTCACCGCTGGACGTCAGGCGTGGTACGCGGCAGAAGTGGCGCCGAACCGTACGGCCATCATCGATGACATCGGCGAACGCACGTATGCGGAGGTTCGCAATGATTCGCTGGCCTTCGCCCGCGCACTACAGCGCATGGGCCTGGGGCCAGGCAAGAATATTGCGGTCATGGCCCGCAATTCCCGCGTGGTCGTCTACGCGCTGGTCGCCAAGGGATTCATCGGGGCGGACATTAGCCTGCTCAACCCGGCTTCCAGTCCAGTCCAGCTGCAGAAGAGTATGGAGGAGCTGGATGTTCACACCATCATCATCGACGAGGAGTTCGCGGACAGGCTGCCCGCGGACTATTCGCGCGCCAAGGTGATCATCGGCTATGCGGAGGATCTGGAGAACCCGCAGGCTCCGAACCCGGAATGGGAAACCTTCCAGCAGGTCATCGACCACGCACCCTCCGAGGCGGAGGAGAAGCTGCCTAAGATCCCGAAGCGCGGCTTCATCACCATCTTGAGCTCCGGCACCTCTGGTACCCCGAAGGCCGTAGTGCACCGGGAGCCGCCCATCCCGACTCCGCTGGCGGATCTTGTCACCTGGATCCCGTGGCGGGCGGAGATGATGATCCAGCAGACCGCCTCTATGTTCCACTCGTGGGGCTGGGCGAACCTGAACCTGATTTTTGCCCACCGCGCGACAGTGGTGTTCCGCCGTGACTTCGATCCAGTGCAGGCGATGGAGGACGTCGAGCGTTACAAGGTCAACGGCATCATTACCTCGCCCATCTTCATCAAGGAGCAGCTCAAGGTCGCACAGAACGGCGACTACGACGCTTCGTCGATTGAGTTCATCGTGTCCTCCGGCAATGCCATGCACGAAGATCTGCTCCGCGGCCTGCACAAGCAATTCGGTCCCGTGGTCTGCAACTTCTACGGATCCACCGAAAACAGCGTGGTCGCTATTGCTAAGAAGGAGGAACTCGTCGAGAATCCGGCTCTGGCCGGGCGCCCGGTGCGCGGCGTACGCGTCAAGATCCTGGACGACGACGGAAACGTGCTGCCGCCGAACACCCCGGGCCGCATCTATGCCCGAGGCACCATGACCATGCGCCGTTATGCACACACGCGCGATCAGATGAAGATCAAGCACGGCCTGCTGGAGATTGGCGACCGTGGGTACCTCGACGAGGAAGGTCGCCTGTTTGTGCTCGGCCGGGCGGACGACATGATCATCGTCGGCGGTGAAAACGTGTACCCACGCAGCGTGGAAGAGGTGTTGGCGCCAATGCCTGGCATTCGAGACCTCTACGCCAAGGGCGTGGACGACGAAGAGAGCTTCAAGCGCATGGCGGTGTGGATCGTGCGTGAAGACACCCCGGAGGGTGAGGCGCTGACCAAGGAGTCCGTCCAAGAATGGGTCAGGGACAACTTGGCGGAGCACTCCGTTCCCCGCGAAGTTACATTCCTGGATGAGCTTCCGCGCAACCCAACTGGTAAGGTCATGCCGGCAAAGCTTCCGAACAGCTAA
- a CDS encoding SGNH/GDSL hydrolase family protein yields MKKIARILTAAVAVAGSVMGLAPAAQAAPGNTVLLGDSYFANTTLNQIIDAKRSGARKCIHGKFRVATELQRLTGAHVDDYSCNGKELYLGREPLEARLDQAIRDGKLNRNTRNVPIMVGANDTYRTLDPINNRAAARSYDRLANKIKRAAPNARIQFVSYPHLTNDRAGLCLIRPHGLPPIQAPFPIVKEAERQLWRQAHDAAKRNGGVFVDLHRSTRGHDTCQPGGKAWVAGVFDNQTPRYNLTLHMSHDGVTNAAKQIGAALK; encoded by the coding sequence ATGAAGAAAATTGCACGCATCTTGACTGCGGCTGTCGCCGTAGCAGGATCGGTCATGGGCCTGGCCCCTGCTGCCCAGGCTGCCCCCGGAAACACCGTGTTGCTCGGTGATTCCTACTTCGCTAACACGACGCTCAACCAGATTATTGACGCCAAGCGCAGTGGCGCACGTAAGTGCATCCACGGTAAATTCCGCGTGGCCACTGAGCTGCAGCGGCTGACGGGTGCCCACGTGGATGACTACTCCTGCAACGGCAAGGAGCTGTACCTGGGCCGCGAGCCGCTAGAGGCTCGCCTGGATCAGGCTATCCGCGACGGCAAGCTGAACCGCAACACGCGCAACGTGCCGATCATGGTTGGAGCTAATGACACCTACCGCACTCTGGATCCGATCAATAACCGTGCGGCAGCTCGTTCTTATGACCGCCTCGCTAACAAGATCAAGCGCGCTGCTCCGAATGCTCGCATCCAGTTTGTGAGCTACCCGCACCTCACGAACGATCGCGCAGGCCTGTGTCTGATCCGTCCGCACGGTCTGCCGCCGATTCAGGCTCCGTTCCCGATCGTGAAGGAAGCCGAGCGTCAGCTGTGGCGCCAGGCTCACGATGCAGCCAAGCGCAACGGTGGCGTTTTCGTTGACCTTCACCGCTCCACCCGCGGGCACGATACCTGCCAGCCGGGCGGCAAGGCTTGGGTTGCCGGCGTCTTTGATAACCAGACTCCGCGCTACAACCTGACCCTGCACATGTCCCACGATGGTGTGACCAATGCAGCCAAGCAGATTGGTGCGGCTCTGAAGTAA